aattatctaccacTTGAAGTTGGTATATCGGAATAAGGACTTGCTTTCCGAATATGAAAGAGTAAAGTAATAGACTTATCAGAAGGCATTCTTTCTCTTCTTTACATatgaaaaactgcaaaagtcttGTGTAAAATGGTAGATCGGAAATATACGAAGTTCCTACTGGAACATGAATGGAATACTCAATGGTCATAGTCTGATTGTAACCCACGCTTCCAGAATGGGACTAACAGATCGAGAAAACTGCACAAAATGTTAAGATCAAGGCACCAAGGAAACAATAGAGCATACCTTGTGCACTTGTACCGCATAGGCAAGGCTGCGCTTTAAGCATTTGGGCTCCTCACGGTATGAGACACTgaaagaggtatcgatagtgaggtcaCTTTGCAACAGAACTGCATCTGGCATCGGAAAAAACCAAAACTgttctatgcgtggctcattagcctaccagactaacctaacctaacctaaccttcttCACATTTAATATTTGAACCTGGTATATATTAACTGCTGCCAAACACAAAGATCGGTCTCGGTAGTGTGAAAAAAGAGATTTATGCTctcaaaaacattatttttttagatgATCGTTGATTACGTTCACctcacaaaaattatattaaggcAGCTTTAAACCTCTGTGGTCAGGAAAAGAAATCCTCCATTTACCAGTTTGAAGGTTGATCACCCTCAGCAGAGGATACCGCCTTATTGCTAGTGATTCTCCCTTTAGGATCATTAGCTGAAAGCGGCTATAGACTTCCGAGGTCAGTAAATGAAAGCTCTCTCTGAAAGATTTCCGTAGTTTTACATCAGCGACCTTACCGCTGGGTTTTCTTTGAGATTATGTGTGCtttgtgtgcaactttttgaatacattttgttttttgaaaccCTCTACTTTGGTGACCAGTTCATAGCATCACTTTGGTGTTTCATCTAAAGCGTCCACGCAAAATGTTAAACGCATATCCCTTTCGGCTtagtggtttttgttgttgttgtaccggcggaaaatattcttcaaataaCTTTAAAGCATTCAGTCGAGTTGTCATTCGTTGGCCGGATAAAAGTGCGAGTTTATTcgggttacttagacccgactgtcatggTTAAAAAAACCTCCTCTCAATGCAATGTTGTCTTATCCTTGCATGACTGCCTATACGTCGCACTGTTTCGACGTACATATGCTATGAAATTGtgttaggtgcaccccctcttgacctgattgccatacagcgtgctgttgcattcaggttaagaagggacTTACTGCTGAATCATTGGATTTccgatgatgtggagagggagggatatctacgGAGCAGGAGTCAAGGCCGAGCGCGTGAGTTGTTTGGGCGGCGGTTGCGTTTAACTGAGAATTAGGTTTAGCTTCTTGTGTGAATGGTGGGTGCGTATAATGTGGGTATGGGGACCTGGTCCCAAGTCCACGGCAGTATGGAAGTTGAGcctagtagtttcggctactaGGTCTGACCGGATACTTAATTCTAGTACCACGGGAAACAGGAGCCCTTGGGTTCGCTAGGgaagtatcgtggtggttgtgatTAAAACCCGagtgcgggaagaactgacactACCAATTGGTACTAATAATGCCAGGCATTGATTTAATCGGTTGTGTCTTTGAGTACCGTAGGATAAGGCAGTCGTCAGCGGGTACTTACATAAAATACACCGGATGTTAGCATGGTAAATGATGAAAGTCTCACCGGTCTTGCTTTCAAAAAAGGacgcataaatttggaaaatcaTGGAATGTTGTTATCAACTATTGAAGACCGTATAGAACTAATCTTGCCTTTTAGCATATGCATTCAGCCCGAATTACAGCCCTTCCATTTGTGACGAAAAAgtaaaagttgttttttgtttacattttagaGTCATATATTGATGTCTATGTAATCTTTTCCGCCTAAATACTAATACTATTACTACAGTacaattgtttgtatgtatgtaactaaagCTTTTCCTATCACAGTTCACAAAACTACACAAGTTTCTTACAAAGTTAATTCGCTAATAAcagtttacattaaaaaattatgtcattaaaattaaaaaacaatttgcaCTTAAACTAAATGAGACCGTCGTTTGCTTAATTAAGTCCATGCTCGAGCTCAGTCACTGGCTATACGTCTGCTGGCCGCCACTGCCTGACTACCAAGGACGCCAGACACTTGTTGCGGAGACTTGCAACAGACCGCTGCTGCTGGCTGCCGTTTGGCTGGAGGCAGTCGACTCATTGTCACTAGCATAACCGCTGGAAACCGGACTGTACATGCTGGAGGCGGCGCTGGAAGTGGGTGTAGCTGGACCGCAATTGACGCTCAACGGCTGATTGACAGCGGTGCGCACCTCCTGATGCTGTGACTCCAATTGATTCAAACGTAAACCGAGTTGTGTCATCAGCTGTGTGCCCAACTGGACATCCACATTCGGCAGTGTGGCGAGACAACGCGAGATTTCATGTGCCGCCTTAATGTAGCCGGAACGGAAACTCTGACGTGCGCCTTCATCGCTGCGCTTGGCTGTGGTTTGTTGCTGACGCATTTTGCGCAAATGTTCAACAGTCAATTCGAGAATGTCGGCCTTCTCCAATTTCACCTCCGGATCACCACTTTGTTGTTGCACACATTCGGCCATCAGATCTTTGAGCTCGTCAAGGCATTGATTGATGCGCGCACGACGTTTACGCTCCAATAGCGGCTTCATCACTTTGCGATAACGATAAGTCTTTGATAATTCATATGCGCTGGTTGccatcttgttgttgtttatttttattaataggtTGTACTTTTACTCGTAAaactcgaaaataatttttacttttctctTCTTCCGATGTTGTTTTCACTACAAGTTCTGCAACGAGAATGCTGAGTACGCCAGGAATGTGCCGTGCTTTTATAGCTGCACGTGGCTAAACATGTTAACCACCGCTCCCTGCGCACAGCGCTTGTAGTGCTCGTGCTCAACGCGCGCTCATTGCAAAGCCTGCCAAGCGACCGTTGAGAGAGTGTAGTGCGTAAAACGGGAGTGAGAGTATCACACCAACAGCGTTTGGTGAAGGCGAACACCTGCGTGTGCCTGGCAAACAGGATTGCCCACTCACTCACCGACTGACTTGAGTGGAGGTTGACTGGTGGTTGAATTGAGCGCACAGCCGATTCGAACCGAGTTGTCTCGGTGAAAGGCGACACCGCTGCGTTGCTAGTGGTTGTTCTTGGCTTAATTGTTGCTTTCACTGCTCGTGTTATAGGCTCGTTGCGCGCTCTGTTGTAATCGTCGCACGCTGCGCCGATCCTGTTCCAGCTCTCTGCACTCTACTCTTAAGGGCTGTTCGCATTTATGAACTTGCTCATTTTGCTGTGAGGGTGCAGCTGATTTCTTATAAGCTACGTGATCATTATACGCATAtctgttggttgttgttgcttgctgctggtggttgtttttgtatgcaaggtaaaataaattaacctCCTGCTCAACGAAAGCTGCTGCTGCGGCGGCTGTTGTTGTAGTCCTTTTTCGAAACCGTGGGAAACACTTTACCACTCAGTTTCCCacacgattttttttctttccttctTTATTTACACCccgtaattttgttgttgtgctcgaCGCAACGGCTCGTTATTGTCGTTGGTGTTATTATCACCGCGCTGTGAACAGTACTCATCCCCTTTGCTTGGGGTGACTGTATGTTTGGTGATAACGATTGGGTACAGTGGTTCAGGTTTGACTTTCAGTAGTTTCAAATTGTGGGCGAGCAAGTGTGCGTGTGTAAAAGGGTTTGCTGGTAACGcctgaatttttgattttgatctgtctctgtttacaacagcgcgcgaGTCGTTCTTCGTTTTCGCGGTTTGCGCCAATTGGAGCTTCCAGGTGTGGCCACGTAATCTTCCGattagtctttccaacggagtggaggtcttcctcttcctctgcttcctcggCGGATACTGCTTCGcatactctcagagctgtagtgttttcatccattcggacgatatgacctagccgctgtctctttattcactgaactgtgtcaatgtcgacgtccatgcctctgcaccaaatagtaggacggagatgatgagcggtttgtagaatttggtctttgtacgtcgggagaggactttatttcccaattttctactcagtccgaagtagcctCTGTTGGCAAgaaatattctgcgttggatttcgaggctgacattattgttgtgttaatgttggttccaagataaacgaaattatctacgacttctaATCTGTAAACAGTGACCCATTTGCTTCACAGAttgtggttttttttgtttttttgttgtcgGAGGGGGAATCTTCTAAAGATACTGCCAAGGTGAGGCTGGtagcatgcacgattcatattgTTCGCTAGAGTACACTTctttcgggaccacgcccaggCAGTGTTAAATCTCTATGCTGGACTTGCGAAACAGTATGcttacgtactaaacccttaactccggctgcTGTAGCTTGTATTCGGACCTGCGGGACCGCCGTTAAGCACTACTTCGCAGGACCAAGCTGGGCGATAACTGCCTCTTCAACAGATTGTGTGGTCTCCCTCcctggattgggcagagcatatttaaattccaatccgTGATCAGTCAAcattcaacaaaaatatgtttgttctTTCCCTCAGATTTCTACATGTCTTATGggtttaaaatatttccataccCATCAAACTACAATGGACTAAGGCTCTTTGATAATTTTGTGAGCCTAAATATAACATATTATGGTCAAATTCAATGTCTCAGACATATTAGGATAGATTTCGGATTTTAGCTACGTTCTGAGATCGCTGACAATGTAGTATGACGTTGTTGATTTCTCGAGCACTTTGCAATTTAGAGGAGGTATTTCTGGAGACGACTGACGACTATCCTGGTAGTTTTTCAACTCGTCCGTGGCAAAATTATCGAGGTCTAACCAATGAAAAATGGATAGACATCTTTTATTGATTTCTTTAACTTTCTATCTTCGGTTTGACAGATACACAGGCAAGCAGAAGATCCCGGCTGAGGAAGATCGCTGGATGGACAgtgtgaataaaatattttggcagaataaagaaaattacatgACAGGTACAGTTATAGTTCTAGATATCTATCAGATCCACTTTGGGGGACAAGCTCCTTTCAGGTCATCAGAAATAAGCTGTGGAGCTCCGAACGACAACTGCCGTTAGCATAATTCGGATTTCCCGCGGATCCGCGTGTAAATCAAGGACGCTCCGCTTCTCGGAGAGACTATGCTCAGTTTGTGGATTTCCATGAGCAGTACggatacattttaaataattcagcACGGAAAGTTTCGACTGTCGCTCCGTATGACAGATGCATTTTAGGAGAGGCTGCTTTCAGGTCATCAGAAATATGCTCTGTAGTTTCGAACGAAAAGTGCAGTTagcaaaattttgatttctctACTTGATAGTCACATACGCAGCCCATTCAAGTCTGGCGTCTACCTTGAATAGccttcatttaaatatattatttatatatgtacatggtaTATTTAATTAGTTGTGTGTCCATTTTATCCCACTGTACACGTTAATGTGTTGTTTGCCAATCTAGGATATTATTTATCCATTGCGCGGCTGACTCGTTCAACGATGATACTCAGTAGCTGTTATGTGCCAGTGAGCTAAATTCCCGAAAAACTACCACCTGCCTTTCGTCAAATTTCGACGACTGACGAGCACCgtaaacacacacgcacacacgagCACACTTGAAATGACTGCTGGCTAAGCGTTGGCTGCTGCTACGCTTGCTTTTGCAATTGTGGCTGCTACCACTCTTCAGCACGCCAAtggacagacggatggacggacggacgaaagGCAGACCAACGTACGCTTGGACGGACGGGGACATACAGCGGATGGATGgacgtgcgtgtgtgtgtataaatgtGTGAACAGACCGAGCTGGCTGGTTTACGGATGTGGCCACTAGAGCgacttattgactgctttgatacACTAACTGCCAACGTGGCTGTTGTTGTAATCACACAAACACCCAGTGTTGTTGCTTATGCTTTTATAGGACGAATGCCGTTTCGACTCACTGACTGTCGCAACTGACACGCTTCTGCTGTGCGTGGATGCGACTCTGGTTGCGGCTGTGACTCCGTCTGCGGCTGCGGCTGATTTGTTGCTGCGTCAACACACCATCGAGTGTGAGAAAATTTTCTCGCTTGCAGCTGTCGTTGTTTAATATTTgattcgttttttcattcactcagttgtcttttgtttttgttctactCTTTAATtcgatttgttgttgctgattgttgttttcatttgaagtagttttgttttctttgctcCATGATGTGCCTGCAAATTAGTGCGCACACGCAGACACACCAcaccacacatatgtatatgtatatgcacataagtatatacagatagacaTTCGATTGCCGGATGATCGTCGGCGCGGCTGCGCGGAGTGTGGACAGCGCGTATCAGATCATAATTGCCACGTCGCGTTGGCGTTTGCTTTGGTTGGCATTGCTGGGTGTCTGCTTGGAATGAGTCGTTCACACGAGCGAGtgtgcgcacatacatacatgccaaCACGCAGACAGTGGTGTGGAGGATCGCCCGACGTAGTAGTAAAAgttgtaataacaacaacaacgcgcaCAGCAATGAAGTGTGCATGGGATGTGGCAATAAAAGGATTAGGGTCAGCTCGTAATACAATtccacacatatgcatatatttgtgagtgtatgtgtatgcgcaTAGGTCCTACATACACCAAACGAACACTCGCTATGTTGGTGTAATAAAAACCTTGACTTTTGTAATGTTGACTGCGTTATTATTGTGGAGCTGCAGCCTTGCAGGAGTGCATTagtatgtagatatacataaatatgtattgtttttatttattaaaagtgaATCATGAATGTGGTACGCTTGGGGTCCATGCCACATGTTGTTGTAGAGATGCTTATGCCGCTGCTGTGCCACTTTCTTAGCAACATTGAAATGTTTCACTCGGTTAATTGCAGTGAAATTGGTATGTAATGAGGGTTGTGGAGCTCGGAGCTCGGAGCTCTCTACCAATGGTATTCGAAGTTTTGTCTCAGTTGTTATCTTGTGCGCTGCATGTGGTTGATTTCTTGTTGAGGGTGCATCACTTGTGGAAGGGTTAATTTTGTATTACACGCATTTATTATACGATTGTTCGTAAAAACGTCTAATCGTTTGCgtgggaaaaatatttttctgaaatgCAATCACTTTTGTATTGTCTTGAGTGTAATTATTTTGTAGAATTATGTTCCTTGTACGCATAATCTTGCGACACAACCTTTGGTTCGTTCACCTTTAATGAGTTTAAAGTGGTTTTTGATTTATAAGggtaaaacattgaaaaaaatcttgtgggaaaatatttttctacgaAATTTATAccgtaaaattgaaaaagattATGAGATGAGATTATTGCCTTAATTGTCACCTGTTTTCTGCACTATTAACTATTTCGGCTGCTTTCGTGAGTTCCGCCTGGAGGATACTGCAATATTCGGATCACCTGAGATCCATCTAAGAGCAATAAATTCCGGCTCCCACTTCATGAGCCATTCTTGATCGGTCCGTATAAGTTTGGAAGTCCCGCTGGCGGATCGCATGCTTCTTCGTCATCCACCCTCTGTTTTTAAGTCTTGAAATTTTGCCTCCCAAATAAAAAGGTATGTGGCCTATTTGATCCACTAACTTTTTGTTTAGTGAGCTTTAGCCGAAGGTTCTTGTGAAAAATTCCTCTCGGTGTTCGGTTTAGTGAAGTAAAGTTTTGTTGGAGTTGTTTTGTCTAGactaaaataatgaaaagaCGAAACATGCGATTactaagtttacaaaaaattttgtattttggtACCGGCAACTTCTCAGGTGCCAATAGCAAATTTCGTGTGTTCTCACGAAATCCATCAGTCATTTGGAGTGGATTTAATTCTTCGAAATATATCTTTCAAGAGAACAGAGCCAAGTATTCACAGGTATAATTTGATTCATCATACAAATATCTATAATATTACGGGAAACGAAGCTTAGTAGATTATAACTAATTAAGTAATAGTTAAGGGCTAGATAAATTGatgggaaaaataaataagaaaggTCTTTGTTACagatgaataaatatttaattgattgAGATgcatcattttttatttaaacaatttaagaaaATCCACCTTCTTCGGCGACCAAAAAGGCTTAATGCGACGTTCTTCGCCGACAGAATTTCACTCTTAGAAAATCGCCGATAGCACTACAGTAGCACGCTATTTATTGCCTTTATGCCTCCCCTATAAATCAagtctttatgaaatttgttatGCGAGTAAAGTTATGTTAATTAGGAGGGTCGTAATTAGGCGTCACATATACATTATCAATCAGCTTTTTGAGCTGCCGCCAAACAGTTACACGCAACGGCGAACTAATTGCATTATCCACCCTAAATTGGTTCTAATGCGCCGCCATAAACTTCAATCAGTCAGTCGCCATATATATCACTTAGGCGTCTAAATGCCGCTCAAATATGTTTGGTAAAGCCGTACTAATATACCTGTGCTGTTGATTAATTAAAGGATTACCGCTAGTTTTGTATTGATCTAGCAGGTGTGTAGGGATTCATGGCATAATTTATGCTGAAACGTTTTCATTCATGTCAAATAATTTGGTGTTTTTCGTGAGTTCAACGAGACTGCTACCTTATCAGACTGTAGGTGACTATGGTGGCGGCACCAAAGCATGTTCCAAGCATATaaagaaatgtattttaaagCGTTGTCCTGGTAAATTCTAAttcatgaaaagaaagcgtctATTTGCACAGTCTTCTGAGCAGACGGATTTATAGCATTGACGGTTTGGCTGTCTTGAGAGTAGATCATTGATTTTGATCAGATCttgatttttgtaataatttcggTTATTGTTTCAAGATCTGCGGCAATTGTCTGTCGAGTAATGATTTGGCATCCGTCA
The sequence above is drawn from the Bactrocera tryoni isolate S06 chromosome 1, CSIRO_BtryS06_freeze2, whole genome shotgun sequence genome and encodes:
- the LOC120782570 gene encoding enhancer of split m7 protein, which codes for MATSAYELSKTYRYRKVMKPLLERKRRARINQCLDELKDLMAECVQQQSGDPEVKLEKADILELTVEHLRKMRQQQTTAKRSDEGARQSFRSGYIKAAHEISRCLATLPNVDVQLGTQLMTQLGLRLNQLESQHQEVRTAVNQPLSVNCGPATPTSSAASSMYSPVSSGYASDNESTASSQTAASSSGLLQVSATSVWRPW